In the Posidoniimonas corsicana genome, one interval contains:
- a CDS encoding efflux RND transporter permease subunit produces MSRFFIHRPIFASVISIVIVLAGAVAQRGLPISKFPEISPPTVQVSCSYPGASAKVVAETVAAPIEQEVNGVEDMLYLSSVSSDDGSYKLTVTFEIGVDLDMATVLVQNRVAIAEPKLPEDVRRQGITTKKQSTQILQFITLTSPDGSTSDLDLSNYATRFIKDELARIDGVGSVEILGADEYSMRVWLDPHKLKARQLTTEDVVNAIREQNVQVAAGRIGEPPAPKGTAFQYSVNTLGRLRDVEQFGNIIIKTADGVRFTRVRDVARVELGSKSYSVSSKFNGAPSTNIAIYQLPGANALDIAARVHETMAKLAKNFPPGIAYEIPFDTTKFVEASIEEVYSTLFVAVLLVVLVIFVFLQDWRATLIPCAAIPVALIGAFGVMAAIGFSINMLTLFGVVLAIGIVVDDSIVVVENTARWLDEGLPPKQAAERAMEEMTGPVIATTLVLLAVFVPTAFMGGITGQLYKQFALTISAAVVLSSVNALSLSPALCGILMRPTQEVRNPFFKLFNKGFDSVASVYKSVIGGTVRVVPLTLLIFVGLVAVTGLGFARLPTGFMPTEDQGYAFANVQLPDSASLQRTEEVIARVDRVLANTPGVRDRVLVSGYSMLSGSRGSNSGMAAIVFEPWGDRTAEQTAQDAIVENLRREFSEIEEAIAIAFVPPPIDGLGNASGFQMQLLDQGDVGLVELQNSANNLIAAGRGQSNLNARSLNTTFRAGVPQLFADVDRDKVKSQNIPLSSVFGTLQAYLGSAYVNDFNRFGRTYQVRVQAAEQFRASPDDIAMLDVRNAAGQMSPLGSLLTVNHSLGPQLVTRYNLYPTAQINGEPAAGVSSGQALSLMEQMADQSLPPGVGYAWTGMSYQEKQTGNEQYFIFALAIVFVFLVLAAQYESWVQPAAVIAVVPLAALGVVVMLMARGMDNNTYTQIGVVLLVALASKNAILIVEFAAEQRKKGLSLREAAVSAAELRFRAILMTAFSSILGFLPLLVSSGAGAASRQAVGNAVVGGMIAATISSLLFVPTFFVVFRGLGEWAAGKPADRPV; encoded by the coding sequence ATGTCCCGCTTCTTCATTCACCGCCCAATCTTCGCCAGCGTCATCTCGATCGTGATCGTCCTCGCCGGCGCGGTCGCACAGCGAGGGCTGCCGATCTCCAAATTCCCGGAGATCTCGCCCCCCACGGTGCAGGTGTCGTGCAGCTACCCAGGCGCGAGCGCCAAGGTGGTTGCGGAGACGGTCGCCGCGCCAATCGAGCAGGAGGTGAACGGCGTCGAAGACATGCTGTACCTCAGCTCGGTCAGCTCCGACGACGGCTCCTACAAGCTGACCGTGACGTTTGAGATCGGCGTCGACCTCGACATGGCCACCGTGCTGGTGCAGAACCGCGTTGCGATCGCCGAGCCGAAACTGCCGGAGGACGTCCGCCGCCAGGGCATCACCACCAAGAAGCAGTCGACGCAGATCCTGCAGTTCATCACGCTCACCTCGCCCGATGGGTCCACCTCCGACCTGGACCTGTCGAACTACGCGACCCGGTTCATCAAGGACGAGCTGGCCCGGATCGATGGCGTCGGTTCGGTGGAGATCCTCGGCGCCGACGAGTACAGCATGCGGGTCTGGCTCGACCCCCACAAGCTCAAGGCCCGTCAGCTCACCACCGAGGACGTGGTGAACGCGATCCGCGAGCAGAACGTGCAGGTGGCGGCCGGCCGGATCGGAGAGCCCCCGGCGCCGAAGGGGACCGCGTTCCAGTACTCGGTCAACACCCTCGGTCGGCTGAGGGACGTCGAGCAGTTCGGAAACATCATCATCAAGACCGCCGACGGCGTGCGGTTCACAAGGGTGCGGGACGTCGCGCGGGTCGAGCTGGGCTCCAAGAGCTACAGTGTCTCGTCGAAGTTTAACGGAGCCCCCTCCACCAACATCGCCATCTACCAGCTCCCCGGCGCCAACGCGCTGGACATCGCCGCCCGCGTGCACGAAACCATGGCGAAGCTCGCTAAGAACTTCCCGCCCGGCATCGCCTACGAGATCCCGTTCGACACCACCAAGTTCGTCGAGGCCTCGATCGAGGAGGTCTACTCCACGCTGTTCGTGGCGGTGCTGCTGGTGGTGCTGGTGATCTTCGTGTTCCTGCAGGACTGGCGGGCGACCCTGATCCCCTGCGCCGCGATCCCCGTAGCGCTGATCGGCGCCTTTGGCGTGATGGCGGCAATCGGTTTCTCGATCAATATGCTCACGCTGTTCGGCGTTGTGCTGGCAATCGGCATCGTCGTGGACGACTCGATCGTGGTGGTGGAGAACACGGCCCGCTGGCTGGACGAGGGCCTGCCGCCCAAACAGGCCGCCGAGCGCGCGATGGAGGAGATGACCGGCCCGGTCATCGCCACCACGCTCGTGCTGCTGGCCGTGTTCGTCCCCACCGCGTTCATGGGCGGCATCACGGGGCAGCTTTACAAGCAGTTCGCGCTGACCATCTCCGCGGCAGTGGTGCTTAGCTCGGTGAACGCGTTGTCGCTCAGCCCCGCGCTGTGCGGCATCCTGATGCGTCCGACCCAAGAGGTCCGCAACCCATTCTTCAAGCTGTTCAACAAGGGGTTCGACTCGGTCGCGTCGGTCTACAAGTCCGTCATCGGCGGCACCGTGCGGGTGGTCCCCCTGACGCTGCTGATCTTCGTCGGGCTGGTCGCCGTGACCGGGTTGGGCTTCGCCCGACTGCCCACCGGCTTCATGCCGACCGAGGACCAGGGCTACGCGTTCGCCAATGTGCAGTTGCCCGACTCGGCCTCTCTGCAGCGAACCGAGGAAGTCATCGCCCGCGTCGACCGCGTGCTGGCGAACACCCCCGGCGTGCGCGACCGGGTGCTGGTCTCCGGCTACTCGATGCTGTCGGGCAGCCGGGGATCGAACTCCGGGATGGCCGCCATCGTGTTCGAGCCGTGGGGCGACCGCACCGCCGAGCAGACCGCCCAGGACGCGATCGTGGAGAACCTCCGCCGCGAGTTCTCCGAGATTGAGGAGGCGATCGCCATCGCGTTTGTCCCGCCGCCGATCGACGGCCTGGGCAACGCCAGCGGGTTCCAGATGCAGCTGCTCGACCAGGGAGACGTCGGGCTCGTCGAGCTGCAGAACTCAGCTAACAACCTAATCGCCGCGGGCCGGGGCCAGTCCAACCTCAACGCGAGGTCCCTCAACACCACGTTCCGCGCTGGCGTTCCGCAGCTGTTCGCCGACGTCGACCGCGACAAGGTCAAGAGCCAGAACATCCCGCTGAGCAGCGTGTTCGGCACGCTGCAGGCCTACCTCGGCTCGGCCTACGTGAACGACTTCAACCGCTTCGGCCGCACCTACCAGGTCCGGGTGCAGGCCGCCGAGCAGTTCCGCGCCAGCCCCGACGACATCGCCATGCTCGACGTCCGCAACGCCGCGGGCCAGATGTCGCCGCTCGGTTCGCTGCTCACGGTCAACCACTCCCTCGGCCCGCAGCTGGTCACCCGCTACAACCTCTACCCCACCGCGCAGATCAACGGCGAGCCCGCCGCGGGCGTCAGCTCCGGCCAGGCGCTGTCGCTGATGGAGCAGATGGCCGACCAGTCGCTGCCGCCCGGCGTGGGCTACGCGTGGACCGGCATGTCGTACCAAGAAAAACAAACCGGCAACGAGCAGTACTTCATCTTCGCGCTGGCGATCGTGTTCGTGTTCCTGGTGCTGGCCGCGCAGTACGAGAGCTGGGTGCAGCCCGCCGCGGTGATCGCCGTGGTGCCGCTGGCGGCGCTCGGCGTGGTCGTGATGCTGATGGCCCGCGGCATGGACAACAACACCTACACGCAGATCGGCGTCGTGCTGCTGGTGGCGTTGGCCAGCAAGAACGCGATCCTGATCGTCGAATTCGCCGCCGAGCAACGCAAGAAGGGGCTGAGCCTCCGCGAGGCAGCCGTGTCGGCCGCCGAGCTCCGCTTCCGCGCCATCCTGATGACCGCGTTCAGCTCGATCCTCGGCTTCCTGCCGCTGCTGGTCTCCAGCGGCGCCGGCGCCGCCAGCCGCCAGGCGGTGGGCAACGCCGTGGTCGGCGGCATGATCGCCGCGACCATCTCCTCGCTGCTGTTTGTGCCAACGTTCTTCGTCGTGTTCCGCGGCCTCGGCGAGTGGGCCGCGGGCAAGCCCGCGGACAGGCCTGTGTAG
- a CDS encoding G8 domain-containing protein: MKSELILRTDTDHDGGSVQVSEDSLGRIQVDYTSATGDQTMVFPSGVITAIVFYGGAGNDVFANHTGLPTLAYGGAGHDHLVGGSGSDHLIGGDGVDRLWGSGGDDRLEGQAGGDHLYGGDGVDSLLGGDGNDYLSGGAGNDFLYGHDGADSLDGGDGDDRLLGGGSGDRLFGRAGNDYLEGNEGNDHLEGEAGDDRILGGDGNDHLYGGSGVDTLLGEAGDDTLTGGGSKDFLYGNEGNDSIAGGDGDDYIIGGVGDDRLYGQAGDDLIEGNEGNDYFEGGAGDDRLVGGLGIDRIYGGDGVDSIFGGEGNDLLVGGAGSDFLYGEAGADSIDGGAANDYIVGGDGDDRLYGNIGDDYIEGADGNDYIEGEEGDDRILGGLGVDFILGGAGVDTLFGGGGNDLLFGGDGADFLYGEEGNDSLQGGDGDDLIRGGVGDDRLFGRSGNDSIEGEDGDDYIEGEDGDDRILGGDGSDYLQGGAGTDSVFGEGGNDLLTGDAGVDYIYGGDGNDSINGGDGDDGIYGGVGNDRLFGAGGNDYIEGGDGSDYVEGGDGNDRVLGGAGGDILIGGAGVNTLIGDEDADILIGGEQKDFLYGGDGDDTLQGSGGDDYLSGGAGADVVFGQLGADEIYGNSGDDALVGGGGEDTVYGGAGRDMIIGGDAVDYLVGEDDDDLLIGGSVVYDSEPAALRQALGVWASSASYDTRTATLTDHEYALRLMIGHTVHDDLVADNIIGGGGQDWFILPNLIGTWDVLGVGHMAGMAEGHHATNLLAVAPPLEGFELIDSFDTIVDGSGDEVISSMMPHMTDPSKRAEHLALFQLVRYQDVTSVAVKSGSWFDPSVWADGRVPSSGARVLVPYGAVVEVDRVSNASITTIRVDGELRFATDADTQLRVDTMIVATSGTLVIGEESDPIQDNVTARLVFTDIGPRDASADPFSIGRGLITHGAVRMYGAETTAFLESSTLLARGTYRIALAQIPTGWEVGDEIVIAGTAMDDAQEEVRIIRAIYDNLVIVDPLEHDHLPLDASLGVHVANLTRNIIIESEADPGDIDRLGHVMFMHNRDVDVHYAGFYNLGRTDKSQAVTDPQVDENWNQIAGTGDNPRARYAVHFHRNGVTADTPPAVVQGSVVEGSPGWGFVNHSSYVDISDSVAYGVNGAAFATEEGDEIGSFRNNIAIATTGTGLEPNVRDNVQDFGHSGDGFWLQGGGVAVTGNVVSGADGTGFIYYTRGFVKNGSVTRFLAENLDDPSLAGGADTIDGQFVPVKEFSNNVAYGAKTGLMLRYHLRGADHDATSLVKDSTFWNNREGVRVPYSANIILRNVSVLADPADDAHTGVSGNRVTYSITYDNMRVEGYARGIWMASNGASTVIGGRFQNRSNILIGAANTPGRTVLITGNPEFVPPVGYPLSLVANVTMWFHPEEFAPSFTYLFNDTTVVLDYAGFSNRRLYFAQQDPDAVPFPTAAEYIPSEYVGLTTAQIASRFGLEIAGDVAPNGLGSVLGIEGLL; the protein is encoded by the coding sequence ATGAAATCGGAGCTCATCCTCCGCACGGACACCGACCACGACGGCGGCAGCGTGCAGGTCTCCGAGGACTCGCTGGGCAGGATCCAGGTGGACTACACGTCCGCCACGGGCGACCAGACCATGGTGTTCCCGTCCGGGGTCATCACGGCAATTGTGTTCTACGGCGGCGCGGGCAACGACGTGTTCGCCAACCACACCGGCCTGCCGACGCTGGCTTACGGCGGCGCGGGGCACGACCACCTGGTCGGCGGTAGCGGCAGTGACCACCTGATCGGTGGGGACGGCGTCGACCGGTTGTGGGGAAGCGGCGGTGACGACCGGCTCGAGGGTCAAGCGGGCGGCGACCATTTGTACGGCGGGGACGGTGTGGACTCGCTGCTCGGCGGAGACGGCAACGATTACCTGTCCGGCGGCGCGGGCAACGACTTCCTCTACGGCCACGACGGCGCGGACTCTCTCGACGGCGGCGACGGAGATGACCGGCTGCTGGGCGGCGGGTCGGGCGACCGCCTATTCGGCCGCGCCGGCAACGACTACCTCGAGGGCAACGAGGGCAACGATCACCTGGAGGGCGAGGCCGGCGACGACCGCATCCTAGGCGGCGACGGCAACGACCACCTGTACGGCGGCTCGGGTGTGGATACGCTGCTTGGTGAGGCGGGTGACGACACCCTCACCGGTGGCGGCTCCAAGGACTTTCTGTATGGGAACGAAGGGAATGATTCGATCGCCGGCGGCGACGGCGACGACTACATCATTGGCGGCGTTGGCGACGACCGCCTCTACGGCCAGGCGGGCGACGACCTGATCGAAGGGAACGAAGGCAACGACTACTTCGAGGGCGGCGCCGGAGATGACCGCCTGGTCGGCGGCCTAGGCATCGACCGCATTTACGGCGGCGATGGGGTCGACTCGATCTTCGGCGGCGAAGGGAACGACCTGCTGGTCGGCGGCGCCGGATCCGACTTCCTGTACGGCGAGGCGGGCGCCGACTCCATCGACGGCGGCGCGGCCAATGACTACATCGTCGGCGGCGACGGCGACGACCGCCTCTACGGCAACATCGGAGACGACTACATCGAGGGTGCCGACGGCAACGACTATATCGAGGGCGAGGAGGGCGACGACCGCATCTTGGGCGGCTTGGGAGTCGACTTTATCCTCGGGGGCGCCGGCGTTGACACCCTGTTTGGCGGCGGCGGGAACGACCTGCTCTTCGGCGGCGACGGCGCCGACTTCTTGTACGGCGAAGAGGGGAACGACTCCCTCCAAGGCGGCGACGGCGACGACCTGATCCGCGGCGGGGTGGGCGACGACCGGCTGTTTGGCCGCTCGGGCAACGACAGCATCGAGGGCGAGGACGGCGACGACTATATTGAGGGTGAGGACGGCGACGACCGCATCCTGGGCGGCGACGGGTCCGACTACCTGCAGGGCGGCGCGGGAACGGACTCGGTCTTTGGCGAGGGGGGCAACGACCTACTGACCGGCGACGCGGGCGTCGATTACATCTACGGCGGCGACGGGAACGACTCGATCAACGGCGGCGACGGCGACGACGGCATCTACGGCGGAGTGGGCAACGACCGGCTGTTCGGCGCTGGCGGCAACGACTACATCGAGGGCGGCGACGGTTCCGACTACGTCGAGGGCGGCGACGGAAACGATCGCGTGCTCGGCGGCGCCGGCGGCGACATCCTGATCGGCGGCGCCGGCGTTAACACCCTGATTGGTGATGAGGACGCCGACATCCTGATCGGCGGTGAGCAGAAAGACTTCCTCTACGGAGGCGATGGCGACGACACCCTGCAGGGGTCCGGTGGCGACGACTACCTGAGCGGCGGCGCCGGCGCGGACGTTGTCTTCGGCCAACTCGGCGCCGATGAGATCTACGGCAACTCCGGCGACGACGCATTGGTCGGCGGCGGCGGCGAGGACACCGTCTACGGCGGCGCTGGCCGTGACATGATCATCGGTGGCGACGCGGTTGACTACCTGGTGGGCGAGGACGACGACGACCTTCTGATCGGCGGTTCGGTCGTGTACGACTCCGAGCCGGCGGCCCTGCGGCAGGCGCTCGGCGTCTGGGCGTCCAGCGCCTCGTACGACACCCGCACGGCAACCCTGACCGACCACGAGTACGCGCTCCGGCTCATGATCGGGCACACCGTCCACGACGACCTGGTCGCCGACAACATCATCGGGGGCGGCGGTCAGGACTGGTTTATCCTGCCAAACCTGATCGGCACTTGGGACGTGCTCGGCGTTGGGCACATGGCGGGTATGGCGGAGGGGCACCACGCGACCAACCTGCTGGCCGTTGCACCTCCTCTGGAGGGCTTCGAGCTGATCGACTCGTTCGACACTATCGTCGACGGGAGCGGCGACGAGGTAATCTCGTCCATGATGCCGCACATGACCGACCCGTCGAAGCGGGCCGAGCACCTCGCATTGTTCCAGCTGGTCCGCTACCAGGACGTGACTTCGGTCGCGGTGAAGAGCGGAAGCTGGTTCGACCCAAGCGTGTGGGCCGACGGACGGGTGCCCTCGTCGGGGGCTAGGGTGCTGGTGCCGTACGGCGCGGTTGTAGAGGTGGACCGTGTATCGAACGCCAGCATCACGACCATCCGCGTCGATGGCGAGCTGCGGTTTGCAACCGACGCCGACACCCAGCTGCGGGTCGACACAATGATCGTGGCGACGAGCGGCACGCTGGTGATCGGCGAGGAGTCGGACCCGATCCAGGACAACGTGACCGCCCGGCTGGTGTTTACCGACATCGGGCCGCGCGACGCTTCGGCGGATCCGTTCTCGATTGGACGCGGTTTGATTACCCACGGCGCCGTCCGGATGTATGGCGCCGAAACCACGGCGTTCCTCGAGTCAAGCACGCTGCTGGCGCGTGGCACGTACCGGATCGCGTTGGCGCAGATCCCCACCGGCTGGGAGGTCGGCGACGAGATTGTCATCGCCGGCACCGCCATGGACGACGCCCAGGAAGAGGTCCGCATCATCAGGGCCATCTACGACAACCTCGTGATCGTTGATCCGCTTGAGCACGACCACCTGCCGCTGGACGCGTCGCTCGGGGTCCACGTCGCGAACCTGACTCGGAACATCATCATCGAGTCCGAGGCCGACCCCGGAGATATTGACCGTCTTGGCCACGTGATGTTCATGCACAACCGCGACGTCGACGTGCACTACGCGGGGTTCTACAACTTGGGACGCACCGACAAGTCGCAGGCGGTAACCGACCCCCAGGTCGACGAGAACTGGAACCAGATCGCCGGCACCGGGGACAACCCCCGGGCACGCTACGCGGTGCACTTCCACCGCAACGGCGTGACCGCCGACACCCCGCCCGCGGTGGTTCAGGGGAGTGTGGTCGAGGGCAGCCCGGGCTGGGGGTTCGTCAACCATAGCAGCTATGTCGACATCAGCGACAGCGTCGCCTACGGCGTGAATGGCGCCGCGTTCGCGACCGAGGAAGGCGACGAGATCGGCAGCTTCCGCAACAACATCGCCATCGCCACGACGGGCACCGGTCTCGAGCCCAACGTGCGTGACAACGTGCAAGACTTTGGGCACAGTGGCGACGGGTTCTGGCTTCAGGGCGGCGGCGTCGCGGTGACCGGCAACGTCGTCTCTGGCGCCGATGGGACCGGCTTCATCTACTACACCCGCGGTTTCGTGAAGAACGGGTCCGTGACTCGCTTCTTGGCCGAAAACCTTGACGACCCGTCCCTCGCCGGCGGCGCCGACACCATCGACGGCCAGTTTGTCCCAGTGAAGGAATTCTCGAACAACGTCGCGTACGGCGCCAAGACAGGCCTGATGCTCCGCTACCACCTGCGGGGCGCCGACCACGACGCCACCAGCCTGGTGAAGGACTCGACGTTCTGGAACAACCGTGAGGGCGTCAGGGTGCCCTACAGCGCCAACATCATCCTGCGGAATGTGTCGGTGCTGGCAGACCCCGCAGACGACGCCCACACCGGCGTGTCCGGGAACCGCGTGACGTACAGCATTACGTACGACAACATGCGGGTAGAGGGCTACGCCCGCGGAATCTGGATGGCGTCGAACGGCGCTTCAACCGTAATCGGCGGACGGTTCCAGAACCGGTCGAACATCCTGATCGGAGCCGCGAACACGCCGGGCCGGACGGTGCTGATCACGGGCAACCCCGAGTTCGTGCCGCCGGTGGGGTACCCCCTGAGTCTGGTCGCAAACGTGACCATGTGGTTCCACCCGGAAGAGTTCGCGCCGTCATTCACCTACCTGTTCAACGACACGACCGTTGTGCTTGACTACGCTGGGTTCTCGAACCGCCGGCTGTACTTCGCTCAGCAGGACCCGGATGCGGTGCCGTTCCCAACCGCGGCGGAATACATCCCTAGTGAGTACGTTGGCTTGACCACAGCCCAGATCGCCAGCCGCTTTGGCTTGGAGATCGCCGGTGATGTCGCGCCGAACGGACTCGGGTCGGTGTTGGGGATCGAGGGACTGCTGTAG
- a CDS encoding cation diffusion facilitator family transporter, translated as MSDANSAAGLYRQVTHAAVLGLVVNLALGVVKLAGGIVGHSFALVADSVNSLGDVGCTLAVLWAMRVAQQPPDDEHPYGHTRAEGIAASSVALLLVVSAVLLGWEAVRRLGVQHGYPPMWTLWIAGANLVIKESLYHYKVQVGRRTGSAAIIANAWDHRADALCALAVLVGLAAIRLGGAGWIWADEAASLVVSVVIAASGVHLFRASASELMDVQAPPDLVDDIRRQALATPGVLGVDTLWVRKSGLEFFADIHIEVDPQMTVAQGHEIGHRVKDALIARHASLRDVLVHLEPFGG; from the coding sequence GTGAGCGACGCGAATTCGGCAGCAGGACTCTACCGCCAAGTGACCCACGCGGCGGTGCTCGGGCTGGTGGTGAACCTGGCGCTGGGCGTGGTGAAGCTGGCAGGCGGGATCGTGGGGCACTCGTTCGCGCTGGTGGCCGACTCGGTCAACTCGCTGGGCGATGTCGGCTGCACGCTGGCGGTGCTGTGGGCGATGCGCGTCGCGCAGCAGCCGCCCGACGACGAGCACCCCTACGGCCACACCCGGGCGGAAGGGATTGCGGCGTCCAGCGTGGCGCTGCTGCTGGTGGTGTCGGCCGTGCTGCTGGGGTGGGAGGCGGTGCGGCGGCTGGGCGTCCAGCATGGCTACCCGCCGATGTGGACCCTGTGGATCGCGGGCGCGAACCTGGTGATCAAGGAGAGCCTGTACCACTACAAGGTGCAGGTCGGTCGGCGGACCGGGTCGGCGGCGATCATCGCCAACGCCTGGGACCACCGCGCCGACGCGCTGTGCGCGCTGGCGGTGCTGGTGGGGCTGGCCGCGATCCGCCTGGGCGGTGCGGGCTGGATCTGGGCCGACGAGGCGGCCTCGCTGGTGGTGTCGGTGGTGATCGCCGCGTCGGGCGTGCACCTGTTCCGCGCCAGCGCCAGCGAGCTGATGGACGTGCAGGCCCCGCCCGATCTGGTGGATGACATCCGCCGCCAGGCGCTCGCGACACCGGGCGTGTTGGGCGTGGACACGCTGTGGGTGCGGAAGAGCGGGCTGGAGTTCTTCGCCGACATCCACATCGAGGTCGACCCCCAGATGACCGTGGCCCAGGGCCACGAAATCGGCCACCGCGTGAAGGACGCGCTAATCGCCCGGCACGCGTCGCTGCGGGATGTGCTGGTGCACCTGGAGCCGTTTGGGGGGTAG
- a CDS encoding ion transporter — protein sequence MPTLKQIVEKSDTRLGRAFDLTIQALIVVSLVSFSLDTLPNLPGWASRLLSVVEVMTVTAFTIEYLLRLLLADSKPRFAFSFFGIVDLLAILPFYVAAGVDMRSVRAFRMFRLFSILKLTRYSRAMRRFHRAFASAKEEVVLFSLGATLMLYLSAVGIYYFENAAQPEAFASVFHSLWWAVCTLTTVGYGDVYPITTGGKLFTFAVLAIGLGIVAVPAGLVATALSRAREFEQPASAPPAPHFAREERPADSYNNA from the coding sequence ATGCCCACGCTCAAACAGATCGTCGAGAAGAGCGACACCCGGCTCGGGCGGGCGTTCGACCTCACGATCCAGGCGCTCATCGTGGTCTCGCTGGTGTCGTTCTCGCTGGACACGCTCCCCAACCTGCCGGGTTGGGCGTCGAGGCTGCTGTCGGTGGTCGAGGTCATGACGGTCACGGCCTTTACGATCGAGTACCTGCTCCGCCTGCTGCTCGCCGACTCGAAGCCGCGGTTCGCGTTCAGCTTCTTCGGGATCGTCGACCTGCTGGCGATCCTGCCCTTCTATGTGGCGGCCGGCGTGGACATGCGATCGGTGCGGGCGTTCCGCATGTTCCGGCTGTTCAGCATCCTGAAGCTCACCCGCTACAGCCGGGCCATGCGGCGGTTCCACAGGGCGTTCGCCAGCGCCAAGGAGGAGGTCGTGCTGTTTAGCCTGGGGGCGACGCTGATGCTGTACCTGTCGGCGGTCGGCATCTACTACTTCGAGAACGCTGCCCAGCCGGAGGCCTTCGCCTCGGTGTTCCACTCGCTCTGGTGGGCGGTGTGCACGCTGACCACCGTGGGCTACGGCGACGTCTACCCGATCACGACCGGCGGCAAGCTGTTCACCTTCGCCGTGTTGGCGATCGGGCTAGGAATTGTCGCGGTCCCCGCGGGGCTGGTCGCGACGGCGCTGTCGCGGGCCAGGGAGTTCGAGCAGCCGGCCTCGGCGCCGCCCGCCCCCCACTTCGCCCGGGAAGAGCGCCCCGCCGACTCTTACAACAACGCGTGA